ATACCCTTGGGACCGGCTACAGCCCCAGGATGTGATGAGCCGACATCGAGGTGCCAAACGCCCCCGTCGATATGAACTCTTGGGAGGCATCAGCCTGTTATCCCCGGCGTACCTTTTATCCGTTGAGCGATGGCCCTTCCATTCAGAACCACCGGATCACTTTGTCCTGCTTTCGCACCTGCTCGACCCGTCGGTCTCGCAGTCAAGCACGCTTTTGCCAATGCACTTCACAGCGCGATTGCCGACCGCGCCAAGCGTACCTTCGAGCTCCTCCGTTACCCTTTGGGAGGAGACCGCCCCAGTCAAACTGCCTACCATGCACGGTCCCCGATCTGGTTCACAGACCCGGGTTAGAACCGCAATAAAACCAGGCTGGTATTTCAACGACGGCTCCATGAGGGCTGGCGCCCCCACTTCTTCGCCTCCCAGCTATCCTACACAGATTCCATCACAGTCCAATGCAAAGCTACAGTAAAGGTGCACGGGGTCTTTCCGTCTAGCCGCGGGTAGATTGCATCATCACAACCACTTCAACTTCGCTGAGTCTCAGCAGGAGACAGTGTGGCCATCGTTACGCCATTCGTGCAGGTCGGAACTTACCCGACAAGGAATTTCGCTACCTTAGGACCGTTATAGTTACGGCCGCCGTTTACCGGGGCTTCGATCCGGAGCTCTCACCCCATCACTTAACCTTCCGGCACCGGGCAGGCGTCACACCCTATACGTCCGCTCAACCGCGTTGGCAGAGTGCTGTGTTTTTATTAAACAGTCGCAGCCACCGATTCTCTGCAACCCCTTCGGCCTTCGACCGCAAGGGCCTACAACCTAGCAGGGCACACCTTCTTCCGAAGTTACGGTGTCAATTTGCCGAGTTCCTTCTGCTGAGTTCTCTCAAGCGCCTGAGAATTTTCTTCCCGCCCACGTGTGTCCGATTCCGGTACGGTCAGCACGCGACTTTGGAATGCTTAGAGGCTTTTCCTGGGAGCAGGGTATCAACCGCTTCGCAAAGCCTCGCGGCTTCGCTGGTCCCGTGCCTTGGCGTCAAGCCCCCGGATTTGCCTAAGGGCCCCGCCTACACACTTCACCGGGACGTCCAACACCCGGCCGGCCTAACCTTCTCCGTCCCCCCATCGCAATCGCGCGCTGGTTCTGGACTATTAACCAGATTCCCATCAGCTACGGCTTTCGCCCTCACCTTAGGGACCGACTCACCCTGCGCCGATGAACGTTGCGCAGGAAACCTTGGGCTTACGGCGAGGGGGCCTTTCACCCCCTTTATCGCTACTCATGTCAGCATTCGCACTTCCGATACCTCCAGCGGCCGTCTCCAGCCGCCTTCACAGGCCTACGGAACGCTCTCCTACCACACGTGCGCCTGACTCAAAATCAGACGCACGCATCCGCAGCTTCGGTTGATGGCTTGCAGCCCCGTTACATCTTCCGCGCAGGACGACTCGACCAGTGAGCTATTACGCTTTCTTTAAAGGATGGCTGCTTCTAAGCCAACTTCCTGGCTGTCTAAGCCTTCCCACCTCGTTTCCCACTTAGCCATCGATTCGGGACCTTAGCTGGCGGTCTGGGTTGTTTCCCTCTCGTGTCCGGACGTTAGCACCCGGTGCACTGCCTCCCGTGGACGCACTCTTCGGTATTCGGAGTTTGCCTTGGTTTGGTAGATCGCTACCGACCCCCTAGCCAAAACAGTGCTCTACCCCCAAAGGTGTCACACCACGAGGCGCTACCTAAATAGCTTTCGGAGAGAACCAGCTATTTGCGGATTTGTTTGGCCTTTCACCCCTACCCACAGCTCATCCGCTACTTTTTCAACAGTAGTCGGTTCGGTCCTCCACGAGGCGTTACCCCCGCTTCAACCTGGCCATGAGTAGATCATCCGCTTTCGGGTCTACACCCGGCTACTAAATCGCCCTGTTCGGACTCGGTTTCCCTGCGGCTCCCCTACACGGTTAGCCTCGCAGCCGAATGTAAGTCGCTGACCCATTATACAAAAGGTACGCGGTCACCCGACCACTCAATCGCTCTGCTCCAGATGCGACTTAAGGCGCACCATCAGCAACTGTTGCATGCAACGGTTGCGCTTCAGTCTTGCCTCCCGCTCGCGGGCGGCTTTCTCGCTTGCATACGCTTCGTAATACACCCAACGCCCAGCGGCCCCCCTCGGGTTGAGGTGTTGCCGCCCGCGTTGTGCTCTCCTCAAGGCGGCGCCTTAAGTCGCTGGTAAATCCGAGGTAAAAACGCGCCTCGGCCACCTCCTGTAAAACGTAGACGTAATGCATCCAGAGCGATTGAGTGGTCGGGCTCCCACTGTTTGTATGCATGCGGTTTCAGGATCTGTTTCACTCCCCTCCCGGGGTTCTTTTCGCCTTTCCCTCACGGTACTGGTTCACTATCGGTCGATGACAAGTATTTAGCCTTGGAGGATGGTCCCCCCATCTTCGGACAGGATTTCACGTGTCCCGCCCTACTTCTCGTGCGCCTAGTTCCACCTGCACCCTTTCGCATACGGGGCTATCACCCTCTCTGGCCGGCCTTTCCAGACCGCTTTGCTAGAGCACAGACTACATCGCACAGGCTGCTCCGATTTCGCTCGCCACTACTTTCGGAATCTCGGTTGATTTACTTTCCTCTGCCTACTGAGATGTTTCAGTTCGGCAGGTTCGCCTCTCGTCCCCTATGAATTCAGGAACGGATACCCCTTGCGGAGTGGGTTTCCCCATTCGGACATCCCCGGATCAATGCTCGTTTGCCAGCTCCCCGAGGCTTATCGCAGGCTGCCACGTCCTTCCTCGCCTGTCATCGCCAAGGCATCCACCACATGCACTTGCTCGCTTGACCCTATAGCCTTGCACACACCCCCCCTTGGGGAGGGGCGGCCCGACCACAAGGCACTCTCATGAGCGCTTGCTTGCCCTGGCGCTTCATCAACCCCTTGGGTCGATGAGCACCACTTCACTACACAATGCAATCTTCAAAACCCAGTTCCGATCACCCCCACATTTGCAGGGCAATCGGATTGACTTCTTCCACATTGTTAAAGAACAGCCCGCCCAGAGGACAGGGGACCGAAGACTGAAGGACAGGCCCCGGCTGCGCAGTCAGCGCAAAGGCCCGCGCACGCGCACTTTGCACTCGCGCCAGTCCTGCGCGCGCTGCTTGCGCCCTCGAGAGGCCCCCTCCTTCTGCCTTGCGTCCTCTGGCTTCTGACTGGTGGAGCTAACCGGGATCGAACCGGTGACCTCCTGCTTGCAAAGCAGGCGCTCTCCCCGCTGAGCTATAGCCCCGTCAGTTGGTGGGTCTGGGTGGACTTGAACCACCGACCCCACGCTTATCAAGCGTGTGCTCTGACCCGCTGAGCTACAGACCCGGCACCTCAGGCATCAGACTGAAAGCAGGCGCGGCAAAGCCGCGCGCGCTTTGCCCGATTGCCGGTGCGCACAACAGCCAAAGCGTGTGGGTGCGTCTGGAGCGCGCCTTGGCGCGGCAGCGCTGCAGGCATTGCGCTTCTCTAGAAAGGAGGTGATCCAGCCGCACCTTCCGATACGGCTACCTTGTTACGACTTCACCCCAGTCATGAAGCTCACCGTGGTCATCGCCCCCCCTCGCGGGTTAGGCTGACGGCTTCTGGTGAACCCCACTCCCATGGTGTGACGGGCGGTGTGTACAAGACCCGGGAACGTATTCACCGCGGCATGCTGATCCGCGATTACTAGCGATTCCGACTTCATGGAGTCGAGTTGCAGACTCCAATCCGGACTACGACGCGCTTTGCAGGGATTGGCTCCCCGTCACCGGTTGGCAACCCTCTGTACGCGCCATTGTATGACGTGTGAGGCCCTACCCATAAGGGCCATGAGGACTTGACGTCATCCCCACCTTCCTCCGGTTTGTCACCGGCAGTCCCATTAGAGTGCCCACCGCAAAGTGTGGCAACTAATGGCAAGGGTTGCGCTCGTTGCGGGACTTAACCCAACATCTCACGACACGAGCTGACGACAGCCATGCAGCACCTGTGTTGCGGCTCCCTTTCGGGCACCCCCCCGTCTCCGGGAGGTTCCGCACATGTCAAGGGTAGGTAAGGTTCTTCGCGTTGCATCGAATTAATCCACATCATCCACCGCTTGTGCGGGTCCCCGTCAATTCCTTTGAGTTTTAACCTTGCGGCCGTACTCCCCAGGCGGTCGACTTCACGCGTTAGCTGCGTTACTAAGGAAGTCTCCTTCCCCAACAACTAGTCGACATCGTTTAGGGCGTGGACTACCAGGGTATCTAATCCTGTTTGCTCCCCACGCTTTCGTGCCTGAGCGTCAGTGCTGGCCCAGGAGCCTGCCTTCGCCATCGGTGTTCCTCCTGATCTCTACGCATTTCACTGCTACACCAGGAATTCCAGCTCCCTCTTCCGCACTCCAAGCCCCCCAGTCACAAGCGCCATTCCCAGGTTAAGCCCGGGGATTTCACACCTGTCTTAGAGGGCCGCCTGCGCACGCTTTACGCCCAGTAATTCCGATTAACGCTCGCACCCTACGTATTACCGCGGCTGCTGGCACGTAGTTAGCCGGTGCTTCTTCTTCCGGTACCGTCATCCACCCCCCTTGTTCAGGAAAGCGATTTCGTCCCGGCCGAAAGCGGTTTACAACCCGAAGGCCTTCTTCCCGCACGCGGCATGGCTGGATCAGGGTTGCCCCCATTGTCCAAAATTCCCCACTGCTGCCTCCCGTAGGAGTCTGGACCGTGTCTCAGTTCCAGTGTGGCGGGCCGTCCTCTCAGACCCGCTACGGATCGTCGCCTTGGTAGGCTCTTACCCCACCAACTAGCTAATCCGGCATCGGCCGCTCCAATCGCGCGAGGCCCTCATCAGGTCCCCCGCTTTCACCCGCAGGTCGTATGCGGTATTAGCCCCGATTTCTCGGGGTTGTCCCCCACGACTGGGTACGTTCCGATGCATTGCTCACCCGTTCGCCACTCGCCACCAGGGTTGCCCCCGTGCTGCCGTTCGACTTGCATGTGTAAGGCATGCCGCCAGCGTTCAATCTGAGCCAGGATCAAACTCTTCAGTTCAATCACTGCTGCTGCCCGATTGCTCGGGCCGCCCAAACGTTCACTCTCAAAGAATCCACCAAGGATCCTTCAAAAAACGCATGAGCACTTCGTCAAACTTCAAGTCACCCAGCGCCAAGATCCAGGCCCCCAGGCCACCTCTCTCGGCCCCTCAAGCCCAAATCCCTTCGCACCAGGCAGGCGCAATTCCCCCGCGCTTCCACTCAAAGCACCCCAAAGCACCCACACGCTTCGGCTGTTCAGATTGTTAAAGAGCGACTGCCGTTTCCGGCAAAGCCGCGCATTATACGGCTCGAACCCGGGGGGTCAAGCGTTTTCTGGCTGAAAATCCTGGAAAAGCAGTCGTCGGCAAGCTGAGCCCGCGCGGCTCAACCCACGATTACCCGGGCGAACCTGCGCTTGCCGACTTGCAGCACGTACGTGCCCCGACCCAGCGCAAGCCCCTTGTCGCTCACCTTGCCGCCGTTCACTCGCACCCCGCCCTGTTCGATCATCCGCATCGACTCGGACGTGCTGGAGGTCAACCCGACCTGCTTCAGGATCTGCACAAGCGCCGCAGGGGACGCACCGGTCTGCAGCGTGAACTCGGGCATCTCGTCGGGAACCTCTCCCTGCTTGAAGCGGGCCTCGAAGTCTTCCAGCGCCCGCTGCGCGGCGGCCTTGTCGTGAAAACGTGCGACGATTTCCTGAGCAAACCGGACCTTGATGTCGCGGGGATTGGCCCCGGAGGCGACCGCGTGCTTCCAGCTCGAGATGGTTCCGGGCGACTCGAACGAGAGCAGTTCGATATAGCGCCACATCAGCTCGTCGGAAATCGACATCAGCTTGCCGAAAATCTGCTCTGGGCTCTCGTTGATCCCGACGTAGTTGCCAAGCGACTTGGACATCTTGTTCACGCCGTCCAGCCCCTCGAGCAGCGGCATCGTGAGAATGCACTGGGCGGGCTGGCCGTAATGTTTCTGCAGCTCGCGTCCGACCAGCAGATTGAATTTCTGATCCGTACCGCCCAGCTCGAGATCGGCTCGCAGGGCGACGGAGTCGTAACCCTGCACCAGGGGATAGAGGAACTCGTGGATCGCGATCGGCTGGCCGCTCCTGTAGCGCTTGCCGAAGTCGTCGCGCTCGAGCATGCGAGCGACCGTGTAGGACGCGGCGAGCCGGACCATGTCGGCTGCGCTGAACTTG
This portion of the Burkholderiales bacterium genome encodes:
- the tyrS gene encoding tyrosine--tRNA ligase — translated: MDIEQQLNVIKRGADELLVEAELVERLRSGRPLRVKAGFDPTAPDLHLGHTVLINKLRQIQDLGHHVIFLIGDFTGMIGDPTGKNSTRPPLTREQVAENALTYQAQVFKILDPQRTEIAFNSTWMDKFSAADMVRLAASYTVARMLERDDFGKRYRSGQPIAIHEFLYPLVQGYDSVALRADLELGGTDQKFNLLVGRELQKHYGQPAQCILTMPLLEGLDGVNKMSKSLGNYVGINESPEQIFGKLMSISDELMWRYIELLSFESPGTISSWKHAVASGANPRDIKVRFAQEIVARFHDKAAAQRALEDFEARFKQGEVPDEMPEFTLQTGASPAALVQILKQVGLTSSTSESMRMIEQGGVRVNGGKVSDKGLALGRGTYVLQVGKRRFARVIVG